The following DNA comes from Desulfovibrio porci.
CCATAAACGTGACTTCCAGAAGCCAGGCGATGCCGTTGGTCAGCTTGGGGCTGATGACGACGCTGCCCTCCAGAAGCAGGTGCACACAGATGAACAGGGCCAGCACCGCGCCTGACAGGGCTTGCCAGAAATCCAGCCTGGATCTGACGTCGGCAGGGGATCTGCTTGCGAGCATAGTGACTCCTTATGGTTTTTCAAAACTACGGCCATAATGGTATTCGTACATTACAGACCCCGATAAGGAGCCTGGCCCGTTTCGTAATAATTGTCGCCCAGGCAGTCGATGACCACAATGGCCGGAAAATCCTCCACTTCCATGGCGGCCACAGCCTCGGGACCGAGATCCTCATAGGCCAGCACCGTGTACTTTTTGATGCTGCGGGCGATGAGCGCGCCCGCGCCGCCTACCGCCGCCAGATAGGGCACGCCGTGCTTCTTCATGGCCTCCACCACTTCCGGCTTGCGATACCCCTTGCCGATCATTCCTTTGAGCCCCTCGTCCAGCAGTCTTGGCGTATAGGCGTCCATGCGGCCCGAGGTGGTGGGCCCGGCCGCGCCGATGACCTGACCCGGTTTGGCGGGCGAGGGCCCCACGTAGTAGACCACCGCGCCGCGCAGATCCACGGGCAGCGGCTCGCCCCGGTCCAGGGTCTCCACCAGGCGCTTGTGGGCCGCGTCGCGCGCGGCCAGGATAACGCCGGAAATCAGCACATTGTCGCCTGCCCTGAGGGAACGCGCCGTAGCGTCGTCAAAGGGCGCGCGAATACGCTTGGCTTGGTTTTTTGACATGGTGCCCTCCTATAAAACGGTTTCAGCGTGGCGGGCCGCGTGACAGTTGATGTTCACCGCAACCGGGAGAGAGGCGATATGGGTGGGCGCCCATTCAATATGCACGCCGAGAGCTGTGGTCAGACCGCCCAGACCCTGCGGACCCACGCCCGTCCTGTTGACCATCTCCAGCAGCTCACATTCGAGCGCGGCATAGCGGGGATCGGCGTTGGCGCTTCCTATATCCCTGGCGGCGGCACGCTTGGCGCAGAGAGCCGCCACTTCCATATTGCCGCCCAGACCCACGCCCACCACCATGGGCGGGCAGGAATTGGGCCCGGCGGCCAGCACCGCGTCCAGAACCACCTTGCGCACGCCTTCAATGCCGTCGGCGGGCACCAGCATTTTCAGCACGCTCTTGTTTTCCGAACCCGCGCCCTTGGGGGCCAGGCGCAGGCGCAGGCTGTCGCCGGGCACGATGCGGGTATGGATGACTGCAGGCGTGTTGTCCCTGGTGTTCTTGCGCTCGAACAGGGGTTCGGCCACGCAGGATTTGCGCAGATAGCCGTCCACATAGCCCCGGCGCACGCCTTCGTTGACGGCGTCCTCAAAGCCGCCGCCCACGATATGCACGTCCTGTCCCAGGTCGGCAAAAACCACAGCCAGACCTGTGTCCTGACAGATGGGGATGTCCTCTTCGGCGGCGATGGCCGCGTTTTCCAGTAACTGGTCCAGAATGTTGCGCCCCACGGGCGAGGGTTCCTTGGTCAGGGCCGCCTCAAAGCTCTTCCGCACGTCAGCGGGCAGTTTACAGCAGGCCTGAACGGCCATGGCTGCAACGGCTTCCGTAATGCTGTTCACGTGAATATCTTTCATGGTCTCCTCCCGGTTGTGAAAGGACATGTGTAATACGGCTTCGCGCTATGGCTTCAGTATGCCTGTTCCCGCGATAATCCAGAGCATGACCATGGTCAGCAGAACACCCACGATGCCGATGACGACGCCGACCTTGGCCATATCCGGAGTTTCCACCATTCCGGTGGAACTGGCCAGGGCATTGGGCGGCGTACTGATAGGCAGGGTCATGCCCAGAGATGCCGCAAAGGTGACGCCCAAAATAAGGCCCAGCGGTCCGCCCATGGAGTCGAGTCCGCTCAGACCGGCCGCCAGAACAGCCATGATGGGCAGCAACAGGTTGGCCGTAGCCGTGTGTGACATAAAGTTGGCCATGAGCAGGGTAACCACGGAGGCAACCACCAGCACCATGACAGGCGCAAACGTGGCAAAGGGAATGCTGGCCACCATACGCGCCGCCAGTCCCGTCTTTTCAAGGGCCAGACCCAGGGCCAGGCCGCCGGCCACCAGCCAGAGCACATCCCAGGAAATTTCTTTCAATTCCTTTTTGGTGACTATGCCGGTACAGACAAAGACCGCCACCGGAATCATGGCGACGACCTCGGAATTCATGCCGTGCAGGCCGCCGAACATCCACAGCAAAACAGTAAGCCCGAAGGTGATATAGACCAGGTTTGCGCGCCAGCCACGCTGAAATTCGCCTGTGATGGAAAGTCTGACGCTTTTTTCCTTGGATGGGAACAGCCAGGCCAGCAGAACCCAGGCGATGAACAGCAGGACTATGACGTAGGGGACGCCGAAAAGCATCCATTGCCCGAAGCTGATGGGCTGGATATCCAGGATGTACTTGAGGGCGATGGCGTTGGGAGGCGTCCCGATCGGCGTTGCCATGCCGCCGATGTTGGCGCCCACCGGGATGGCCAGTACGAAAGCCGTGCGGCCCCGGTCGCCTTCAGGCAAGACCGAGAGGACCGGCGCGAGTATGGCCAGCATCATGGCCGCTGTCGCCGTATTGCTCATAAACATGGAAAAAATGGCCGTAATCAGCAGCAGGCCCAGCATCACCATATGGGGTCTGCTGCCGAAAGGCTTGAGCAGCACCCGCGCCAGGTTGATGTCCAGGCGGTACTTAGTGGCGGCCATGGCCAGGAAGAAGCCGCCCATGAACAGCATGATGATGGGAGAAGCGAAGGTGGCCATGATGCTCTGGTAGGTCAGCACCTTGCCGAAAGCGGGGTCCCCCGCCGCGCCGCGTAAAAAGATGAGTCCTTTGTTGGACAGGAGCAGCAACTCCAGCACAATGACCAGGACTGATGTGGCGAAAATGGGGATGGGCTCAAGTATCCAGCAGAGGGCCGCCAGGAAGAAGATGGCGATAAGCCTTTGTTCGACAACCGTCAAACCAGGCATGTGAAACCATTCCGCGGGGACATTAAGCAGGCAGAAAAAGGCCAGCACGGGAATCACAAGGGATAAAATCTTTTTCATACGGCCTCCGTAGTTGTTTCCGTCTGATAAAGAGGAACGCCTGCACGATAAATCTGTGAGGGCAGGATTCCCCACAGACCGCTAGCAATATCAACTTTGGGGCTGGCAAGTTCTCACGGCGATCTCCGGCCACCTGAAAGGGTGTCAACATGTCATACCAGTGAGCTCTTTCTGATTGACTAACCAATCCGCAAGCCAATAGCAAGTTATTTTTTTCACAAAAATTGAAAAATCCGTTCTCAAGAAAAAAGTTTGTGACGGTGATTCAAAAAAATATACATATTAATTAAATAAGTTATAAAAATAAGAAGCCAAAAGCGCTCTATGCGTAATCATAGCCACAGTTGCTTCAATTTGGACAAGAGGAGCTTGCAAGGGCGGTGTGCCCCACAGACCGCCGGGAAATGCAAATTTTGAGATTTGACAGTCAGAAATGCTTATTAATAGCCATAATTGGGGAGATTAACTTGTCATACCAGGAATTCTTCCGGTTGATATCCTCAATTATTCGTCGACAGAAAGTTATTTTTTTCACAAAAATGACGAGACCATTTACACCGAAAAAGTTGGGGACACGGCCCTGGTCATATGTCTGTGTGACTTGAACCGGCTCCACCCAGCGGAAAATGCGAAACGCAATGAGTGCGGATCATGGCCGCCGCCATTGGGCGATGCGGTCCGCAACATTCCAGAGACGACCCGCCTGTGCCGCAGGGGAGTCAGTTGACGACCTCATGGGATTTGTTGCCGATGCCGCAGACGGCCACGTCGGCTGTTCCGCTAGTGGCAGGGGGCTGAAGCTGTCGCTGCGGCGTCTTTGTTTCTGGTGTGAAGCGGGGAAAAATAAGGTGAGAGAAGATGCAGATTCAATACAATACTCTGATTTTTTAGAAAAAATATGAAAAAACGAGATGGTGTGAAAGACGGTGGGCCGGGTGGAAATGGCCTTTCCGGCTTTTCGTCATCAGCAGGCCGGGAGTTCGAATTTTTTAGTCGGCTCCAAAAGAGATCGCCTTATGGAAAGAACGTAACGGTTTTTTATTGGGGGGAGGAATCTCTGTTTGTTTTTGCCTGTCAAGTGGTTAGTGGCGTGAAATAAGGCATATCTTCAATAATAATGTTGGCGTGACTGACAATAAATGCGGAATATCAAAGCTGAAGTAGTCTCATGGAAAGTCAAAATACACAATAAGACCTGTCTATAAGAAGGGTAATGATTCAATTTAGTGGTGTTTAGGGCAAAAACCGTAAGTGCATTACAACGGCAGATACGCCCTTTTGCCGTTCCGGCATCTTTTTTATCCGTCGGCGTTAAAGGGCCGTTCGTAGTCCTCCACGTCAAAGAGGCGGTCTTTGAAATAGCGGCAGCGGTCCGCTTCCGTGATGGGCCGCAGAACGCGGCAGGGATTGCCCGCGGCCAGCGTATCGTCCGGGATGTCTCTGGTCACCACGCTGCCGGAGCCGATGACCACATTGCGGCCTACGCGCACGCCGGGGTTAATCACCACATTGCCGCCGATCCAGACGTTGTCGCCGATGCTCACGGGACTGCCGTATTCATAGCCCGAATTTCTGGATACCGGGTGCAGCGGATGCCCGGCCGTATAGATGGCCACATTGGGCGCGATCATGGCGTAGTCGCCGATCCTGACCTTGGCCACGTCCAGCACCGTGAAGTTGTAATTGGCAAAAAAGTTTTCGCCCACTTCAATGTTATAGCCGTAATCGCAGTAAAACGGCCCTTCAATACACACATGCCGCCCGCACGCTCCGAGGATTTCACGGATCAGGCCGTCCCGTTCCGCTTCCCGGTCGGGCGGCAGGTGATTGTAACGGAAGACTTTTTGCCGGCAGGCCCGGCGCTCTTCGCTCAGGCCGTCCAGCCATGCCTTGTAGGGCAGGCCCGCCAGCATGCGTTCCTTGTGGTTCATGGCGTATGCTCCTCTTCATGCCGCGCCAAGGCGTGCCGCAAAAAAACGGCAGGCTTGCGGCCTGCCGTTTTTTTGCGTGTGAAAGGCGGCAATGACTACACGAAGAATATCCAGGTCAGCAGGGCGAACAGCGGGATCAGAATGCCCACGGACCAGGCCATGTAGCCGAAGAAGCTGGGCATGCGCACGCCCTGATTCTCGGCGATGGAGCGCACCATGAAGTTGGGCGCGTTGCCGATGTAGGTATTGGCACCCATGAACACCGCGCCCGCCGAAATGGCGATCAGGGTGGTGGCCATGTCGTTCATCAGATGGACGGCGTCGCCGCCCGCGGTGTTGAAGAATACCAAGTAGGTGGGCGCATTGTCCAGGAAGCTGGAGAGCGCGCCTGTAAGCCAGAAGTACATGGCGTTGACCGGCTGGCCGTCCGGGGTGGAGACCATGTTGATCAGCGAGGCCAGCGCGCCGTGCGTGCCGGCGCGCAGAATGGCGATGGCCGGGATCATGCTGAGGAAGATGCCGAAGAAGAGCTTGGCCACTTCCTCAATGGGCGCCCAGGAAAAACCGTTGAGTTCGCGGCAGCGTCGGCTGGTGAACTTCCAGGAAAGACCGGCCATGCAGAGCAGCACGATGTCGCGCAGCAGGTTCTGGCCTTCCACGGGCACGCCGTAGACCTCGATCCAGGCGCCCAGCGGCGCCATGCCGGAGGCCAGCACAGCCAGCACCACGCCCAGCAGGAAGAGCAGGTTGATCTTGCCGTCCAGGCCGAGCTTTTCTTCCACAGCATTGGGATCATGCGGCGGGGTGGGGCGGCCTTCCTTGTTGTACAGGACCATATCCAGCACAAAGAAAATGGCCAGCAGGGCCACGGAAAGACAGAGAGTCTTCAGGAAAAGGTGCGTTGTGGTCCAGAAAAAGCTGACGCCCTTGAGGAAGCCCAGGAAGAGCGGCGGATCGCCCAGAGGCGTCAGGGAGCCGCCGATGTTGGCCACCAGAAAGATGAAGAAGACTACGGAATGCACGCGGTATTTGCGGTGGGCGTTGGCGCGCAGCAGGGGGCGGATCAGCAGCATGGCCGCGCCGGTGGTGCCCATCCAGCTCGCCAGGACGGTGCCCACGGCCAGC
Coding sequences within:
- a CDS encoding SLC13 family permease, whose translation is MKKILSLVIPVLAFFCLLNVPAEWFHMPGLTVVEQRLIAIFFLAALCWILEPIPIFATSVLVIVLELLLLSNKGLIFLRGAAGDPAFGKVLTYQSIMATFASPIIMLFMGGFFLAMAATKYRLDINLARVLLKPFGSRPHMVMLGLLLITAIFSMFMSNTATAAMMLAILAPVLSVLPEGDRGRTAFVLAIPVGANIGGMATPIGTPPNAIALKYILDIQPISFGQWMLFGVPYVIVLLFIAWVLLAWLFPSKEKSVRLSITGEFQRGWRANLVYITFGLTVLLWMFGGLHGMNSEVVAMIPVAVFVCTGIVTKKELKEISWDVLWLVAGGLALGLALEKTGLAARMVASIPFATFAPVMVLVVASVVTLLMANFMSHTATANLLLPIMAVLAAGLSGLDSMGGPLGLILGVTFAASLGMTLPISTPPNALASSTGMVETPDMAKVGVVIGIVGVLLTMVMLWIIAGTGILKP
- a CDS encoding sugar O-acetyltransferase — encoded protein: MNHKERMLAGLPYKAWLDGLSEERRACRQKVFRYNHLPPDREAERDGLIREILGACGRHVCIEGPFYCDYGYNIEVGENFFANYNFTVLDVAKVRIGDYAMIAPNVAIYTAGHPLHPVSRNSGYEYGSPVSIGDNVWIGGNVVINPGVRVGRNVVIGSGSVVTRDIPDDTLAAGNPCRVLRPITEADRCRYFKDRLFDVEDYERPFNADG
- a CDS encoding sodium:proton antiporter, translating into MSKFRSLPLALMTALLSALVLPGAAMAAAGHPTIPGSELSAVWVIPFACMLLSIAIMPLALPHFWEHHFGKIAVFWGLAFLVPCFLVYGFNVALYEFLHIILLDYIPFIVLLFALFTVAGGVRLKGSLVGTPVVNTALLAVGTVLASWMGTTGAAMLLIRPLLRANAHRKYRVHSVVFFIFLVANIGGSLTPLGDPPLFLGFLKGVSFFWTTTHLFLKTLCLSVALLAIFFVLDMVLYNKEGRPTPPHDPNAVEEKLGLDGKINLLFLLGVVLAVLASGMAPLGAWIEVYGVPVEGQNLLRDIVLLCMAGLSWKFTSRRCRELNGFSWAPIEEVAKLFFGIFLSMIPAIAILRAGTHGALASLINMVSTPDGQPVNAMYFWLTGALSSFLDNAPTYLVFFNTAGGDAVHLMNDMATTLIAISAGAVFMGANTYIGNAPNFMVRSIAENQGVRMPSFFGYMAWSVGILIPLFALLTWIFFV
- a CDS encoding Fe-S-containing hydro-lyase, whose amino-acid sequence is MSKNQAKRIRAPFDDATARSLRAGDNVLISGVILAARDAAHKRLVETLDRGEPLPVDLRGAVVYYVGPSPAKPGQVIGAAGPTTSGRMDAYTPRLLDEGLKGMIGKGYRKPEVVEAMKKHGVPYLAAVGGAGALIARSIKKYTVLAYEDLGPEAVAAMEVEDFPAIVVIDCLGDNYYETGQAPYRGL
- a CDS encoding fumarate hydratase, producing the protein MKDIHVNSITEAVAAMAVQACCKLPADVRKSFEAALTKEPSPVGRNILDQLLENAAIAAEEDIPICQDTGLAVVFADLGQDVHIVGGGFEDAVNEGVRRGYVDGYLRKSCVAEPLFERKNTRDNTPAVIHTRIVPGDSLRLRLAPKGAGSENKSVLKMLVPADGIEGVRKVVLDAVLAAGPNSCPPMVVGVGLGGNMEVAALCAKRAAARDIGSANADPRYAALECELLEMVNRTGVGPQGLGGLTTALGVHIEWAPTHIASLPVAVNINCHAARHAETVL